A genomic region of Leptospira bourretii contains the following coding sequences:
- a CDS encoding SRPBCC family protein, whose protein sequence is MRETKSVFTFDEPIERLWSGVTVYEVLVHWLADEVRGRPKVGGDFSWTWKLGLEGDFTTHGIYKKIEPLKELVMEWKDHPADPTGAIYLQLLFESKGPDLSQLTIVNGGFPDGEGSDVWIEGAKEAWDGQAVHLKDFLKQNPDITKFFKKS, encoded by the coding sequence ATGAGAGAAACAAAGTCTGTATTTACCTTTGATGAACCAATAGAACGATTGTGGTCGGGTGTTACCGTCTATGAAGTGTTAGTCCATTGGTTGGCAGATGAGGTAAGGGGAAGACCAAAAGTGGGTGGGGACTTCTCATGGACTTGGAAATTAGGACTCGAAGGTGATTTCACCACTCATGGCATTTATAAAAAAATTGAACCATTAAAAGAACTGGTGATGGAATGGAAAGACCATCCTGCTGATCCAACAGGTGCAATTTATTTACAATTATTATTTGAATCTAAAGGACCAGATTTGTCCCAATTAACCATTGTTAACGGGGGTTTCCCGGATGGAGAAGGTTCCGATGTTTGGATTGAAGGAGCCAAAGAGGCTTGGGATGGACAAGCGGTTCATTTAAAAGACTTCTTAAAACAAAACCCAGAC